ctctaataactgatttattttctctttgtcatgatgacagtaaataatattagactagatattcttcaagacacttctatacagcttaaagtcacatttaaaggcttaactaggttaattagggtcactaggcaggttagggtaattaggcaagttattgtataacgatggcttgttctggagactattgaaaacaaatatagcttaaagaggctaataatattgagcttaaaatggtgtttaaacaattaaaaactgcttttattctagctgaaataaaacaaataagactttctccagaagaactaatattatcagacatactgtcaacatttcctcaatctgagaaacagcatctgggaaatatttacaaaagaaaaggaaactcaaagggggctaataattctgacttcaagtgtgtctgtctatctatctatctatctatctatctatctatctatctatctatctatctatctatctatctatctatctatctatctatctatctatctatctatctatctatctatctatctatctatctatctatctatctatctatctatctatctatctatctatctatctatctatctatctatctatctatctatctatctatctatctatctaaataaaacacacacacatatatgttgaaaaaacttttgttttggatgTGATTATTCACGATTAATGTTTGCTCAgggctaatttaatttaatttaataacacacAATACTGATATCaataaattgaattattaaataacatcatgataatgaacatgcacaatacagatattgatatattgaattattattgatattattgaaTTAATCGTGATAATGAACATCCATAATATTGTTATTGACATTGAAATATTGATTTATATCAAGTCTATATTTTACTGAGAATCATCAAGTGCatcaatatattgaattattgaattattgtgataatgtaaggatggctatatctctccataatattaaaccctgaaaacggttaaggagctccacacgagacagGACCAccaaatggtcaagcactaaaacaataaactttctaatctgagaagaagatcagctagaaaaccagttgttcgggttgtctcgatcatgcatcctgagcccccctctttgccctggactttaccttctccaccagagcagctcactcacattccacacagaatgtttaagtttttaatatggtgtatcttgtggctttatattcatgtttggtgtcattttaaatctctctgtgtgattggtaaagtggtcttaatttcactgtaatattttacaatctcccgtatatcagttaatttgggttttgactttgataagatctttgccagatgctccactccagggcaaatggtctttgtatcaactcatgaccaggcaagaggcttggtgacgcttttattgtcttgaatttatgacgatttgagtatttaggcaaagggtgcagaagtgtctgtgggattctgtaggcaggataccccattgcagtttgtgagtctctgagctctgcatcaggacttatatgctgcaatgtatttctacacggtcaggtattaatctctaacttaaatgtatcttcgaataattgatgttgtacaatcttgattggcttattttgtttaattatgtgaattggaatagaaaatctttgcctgacaaataaatgtaaaattcttgtttaactctaatatctcctgaaatcatttaaatctagtagattgtttaggctgatgtttccgcagcttacgaccaggatttgtcatacattcaggatcaatggatggagcatgggcacagcattagagacctgatgatttctgacaatcactgacttagtatgatataaattagggggctaaatacaacttcctttaaatatgggcaagcatggggcggccaattattgcttaaaggaagtagctttcagttatattctttgactaagctaaattaaacttttctttaaatatgtgcaagcatggggcggcctattattatttaaaggaaattagcttatcggctaagaatcggaactggcgaggttgtgtccgtgagcagatgtaactggccagcatactgactctaagcgacttcgggtaaatgatgaaccattacttgagaataaggatttattaggttaatcaatctaaattagaccgaatcacaacctataaggtgatcagcattaattagataaatctaaaattattataaattggagtcagattaaaattcggagttggaaacaaattaaaataaatcttaatgaataaaaatatttcttttcacatgtgctaaaaggcttacatgcatttaaccttcacccatgctgttagttccgtcataggaaaatagatgggcccttacaataatgaacatgcacaatactgATATTGATATACTGAATTATTGAGTTACATCATgataataaacatgcacaataCTGATATTGAAATCTTGAATTATATCATGATAATGAGCATTCACCATAGTGTTatgaatatattgaattattgaatatcagcacatGTCTGTTTTCTTCTGAGAAATCTCAGGTGCACATTTTTCACCTGCTGGAGCAGAAAATAGAGGGAAGATGCTGGTTTTGAGCAGTgatgtgttgctgtttttgtgaaaAGGTCTCGGAGCGTCATCCTTCATGTGACAGGAGTGTGTGTTTGCGTTCTGAATGCgtgacagaacacacacacacacacactcctcttcTCATTGACTGCTCTTTCTCTCTGCTTCTGTTTCTCTCATTATGATTAATGTTGAGACGCTGCTGGACTCTTGATTTCTGACCTTTGGCTTCTGTTGGGAATCAAACATGTCCAGTTTTGACCTTTGCTGATCCCGCTCTCGCTTTCTCTCCGTCTGCACTTGTTAATAAAGctccagtgaagtgctttgaaatgcgcattatttttattggatgtttgacgTAATGTCAAGTGAAACATGGAGAGGGTGGGGTGtcgagtagcccctcccctttttaaaaacagccaatagtgtgttgtttttctcacagctctgtcAGTGACAGTGGtcgagctcaagcacatcaaaatgaaaagccaatgagaagaacgagggcggggcatgtcaggcactagagagcatttgattggtcagaagatttgatgagacactgaagtatgaggtggcgACAAAAACAATCTTTGAGGCATTTAAAGAGGcaaacgagatgatcccaaggtttccatatcctggaccaggccgtatcctgagcagctactgtgatggtcatggaggagtggcgaacatgagactgattcctgtgacgctccagagacagacgagtcttcgctgaggccagcttccagcctccgccactgagactgcagctctgcacaagacgtttggccagcggagaaattaaaatggtcgtgcccaactgagcctggtttctctcaaggttttttttcttcacttccgcctttagtgaagttttttttccctctccgctgtctccactggcttgcatggttcaggatctgtagagctgcgcatcgttggatttgctcttcagtgtttggactctcagtagtgattattaaaccacactgaactgagctaaactgaactgaacttaaacactacaaactgaactacactgttcctatttactgtgtgaagctgctttgacacaatctacattgtataagcgctatacaaataaaggggaattgaattaaattgaactttcaacgcttccaaacagtttgctgcaattataaagcgcacatgtcttcaggtagttcattatgaggtgATTTACCTTCTAGGTGcagtttgattggacaggaatcacaggactgagttttctaatcctcatagacaagaaaaaataaagtagtgactgcaggttgaagtagtggagtaaaagtacccatttttaaaactactcagtaaattccAATTCCTGATAaaaaactgctcaattacagtgagtatttgtaattagttactttacaccgcTGATTAATACTGAGCTTCTCTAAGTGAGTCTGCACCGGTGTGGTTGGCGGCCTATTCCTATAGAGCTGTCTTTATTATTCAAGGAGTAGGCCAAACGAAtgcaggggagctctcgagaacctgATCTCATTTCCCTTAAAGGGCATACtcgcactatgtacagttgccttgaaccgggccaaagcacgtctgtcccccctcccgtctcccccgacggcccgcgcTCACATTACATTTGGggctgggcacgcttacgtcatcgttGATGCGCTGTTAAGTAagcactctcgctcagcacagtggataTTTCATCAGTTACAGTGTTTTAGTGGTTTGATATGCagcgacacgcagtcaaatatttcgtgggacagatcagccacttttgacgctcataaacaatcataaagtcctggtgctgcaggagttaggaggtttgctgaaggtgcagctgtcgtgcagtgaggggtttgcatctttaataatctacgaccgTTTGCGTTCATTAACCAGAAAGAACGGTTTATAAACGCATATGAatcagtcccttaaaagtcacgacttgctttcagtttcgggctttggcACGTTTTGTACGGCGCCAAAGCCCAAatgaaccacgctctggcacacctcttccaaccgggccagggccgaccaagtgaaccatgcctgagcccgattcagagcactcacacttctcaaacgatctgggaaaCGGGCCTGAGCACgattcggatagcatagtgtgagtaggctctaaatgctcattgaccaggcaagAGCCTTGAGCTTATCTATCTCCGAGCtgagggttctctcccgggacagcatgccaaacctgctaataccATCAAGcaggtgtgaactcttgaaacacagttgtgtgtcggCATTGTGGGAATATTGTCAGAATCTAATGGCAAAAACCAATTAATtctatttgttataatcacacttgggtcagttggtgtttctgtgtggagtttgcatgttctccctgtgttggtgtgggtttcctccgggtgctccggtttcccccacagtccaaacacatgtgctataggggaattgatgagctaaattggccgtagtgtatgagtgtgtgtgtctgaatgagtgtgtatgggtgtttcccagtactggattgctgctggaagggcatccgctgtgtaaaacatatgctggaatagttggcggttcattccgctgttgcgacccctgataaataagggactaagctgaaggaaaactatTGAATGGGTGAATAatcacactttatttaaaaaggggaggagttacTATATGCCCGCCCTCTGTTCGTGTTTCAGCTAAGATTTAGTCAAACATCAAGTGCTAAATGCAGATTTTCAAGCGCTTCACGAGGCCTTTAATATATTGAAGAGTGGTTGGAGGTGATCAAGATGCTCTAAACCAGAACAAAACATTCATCTGCTGAGATATAAATTATTCCTTCAAACGCAGACGTGAGCGAACGCAGTGTTTTCCACACGAGCTCCAGgctgatcaacacacacacacacacgcacacacactaacatAGTCAGCTCATTGTCCTTtgtcttatttttaaatatatacttatttatgtTGAACTTTTTTATTCTTCTTAGCAGAATTGTTCGCAAAAGGACAGACTCTGCACATgtcttgtacactgaaaaaaattattcaaagatgattccttggatttactcaattgtttttacgttaagtggttgtaaacagtttatttgggctgaatttaaacaaacatctaacacttttttcagtgtatatgaaTTGTAtatgtgtgcgcgtgcgcgtgcgtgtgtgtgtgtgtgtgtgtgtgtgtgtcaggcgtGTTTGCTAGCGTCTCCTGATCTGGGAACAGCAGGAGTGACGGCTCTGTCTGCGCTGTCAgtctgcagctgatcacagagcaGTGCTGGGTTGTTTACCTTCAGCTGCTGGGTCGGGCTGAGTTTGTTCCATGGCTCTGGGTTATTCCTCCTGTCCCAGCTGACAGAATGAGGGTAAggccagagacacacacacacacacatacagagagcagagagagagataaagCCAAGATCTGGCACACGacctgctcaaacacacacacacacacacacacacacacacaactaacaTTAAATACACACACGACTAAcattaaacatgcacacacacacacacacacacacatacacacaaggaaacacacacaactatcattaaacatgcacacacgcacatacacacaaggaaacacacatgcacacacacacccgcacAAAGAACtatcattaaacacacacacacacgcaaagaactgacattaaacacacacacacacacatacaaaactaacaccaaactcacgcaaacacatctaacaataaacacacacacacacaaaactaacactaaacacacacgcagacacatctaacaataaacacacacacacacacacacacacacacacacacacacatacagagagcagagagagagatgaaGCCAAGATCTGGCACACGacctgctcaaacacacacacacacacacacaaagaactaACAGTAACACACACGCAAGGAAACACACACAActaacattaaacacacacacacacacacacacacacacgcgcacaaagaactaacattaaacacacacacacgcaaaaaacTGATattaaacccacacacacacacacacacacacacacacacacacacacacacacacacacacacacacagacacatctaacaataaacacacacacacacaactataaTCATCAAGGACAGAAAGATGTTGGGGTTTATAGAGAAAGTGCTGCTGATGTGGTATATTTtactcaatgttgggtcaaatttaCTGTCTGGACAAAGCCAACAGTTGAGTTGGATAAAgaagctcagtgtgtgtgtgtgtgtgtgtgtctgagagagagagagtgtgtgtgtgtgtgtatttgattgAGTGTGTGTACACATCACAtgcatgtaaagtatgttgtgtgtgtgtgtttcacctgACGTGTGGTCCTCGCGCCAGCCGGATCAGATAGAGAGACGctccacacacacccacagacaTGAAGACGAACTGAGGGATGAGCTGTGGAGAAGCAGACGCAgatcagcgtgtgtgtgtgtgtgtggaagagaGAGTGCATCAGTGTGTgattaagtgtgtgtgtctgtgaaaatgtgtgtgtacacgtatatacagtgtgtgtgtgtgtgtgtgtgtgtgtgtctgtctgtctgtctgtctgtctgtcttaatAACTATCTGTGTGCTGCCGATCACACTGAGTGACAGGGCCACACACACCCCACCAGGagacttcagtgtgtgtgtgtgtgtgtgtgtgtctgtaaatgatgacagggaTTAGAATAGGAATATTAAAgagcatcagtgtgtgtgtcaggatgTCCGCGTGTGTTTTGCGAGTTCTGGAAAgtgagagacagacacacacacacacacacacacacacacacacacacacacacagacttatcCTCATGTTGTCAGAAAGTG
Above is a window of Danio aesculapii chromosome 6, fDanAes4.1, whole genome shotgun sequence DNA encoding:
- the LOC130230248 gene encoding cytochrome c oxidase subunit NDUFA4 → MEILRMMHRQASKHPGLIPQFVFMSVGVCGASLYLIRLARGPHVSWDRRNNPEPWNKLSPTQQLKLVAVTTDYECLKKEGPDF